A genomic region of Mesobacillus jeotgali contains the following coding sequences:
- the racE gene encoding glutamate racemase, translating into MNRPIGIIDSGVGGLTVAKEVMRQLPYEQIIYVGDTARCPYGPRPVEEVKRFTWQMTHFLLEKNIKMLVIACNTATAVVLEEIRNELSIPVLGVIQPGARTAIKVTDNYKIGIIGTEGTVKSRAYEHALKSINRKTAIEALACPKFVPLVESGEYDGRVAKKVVTETLQPLLGQGLDTLILGCTHYPLLEPLIKEVMGPEVKVISSGEETAREVSTILGHNDMFADREELPEHSYYMTGSRTIFSSIASQWLERPIENVEKIKLG; encoded by the coding sequence TTGAATCGACCAATCGGAATCATTGATTCAGGAGTAGGCGGGCTAACCGTTGCCAAGGAAGTCATGAGACAGCTTCCATATGAACAGATCATCTATGTCGGAGATACGGCCCGTTGTCCATACGGGCCGCGCCCTGTTGAGGAAGTAAAAAGATTCACCTGGCAAATGACCCATTTTCTCCTGGAAAAGAATATTAAAATGCTTGTCATTGCATGCAACACTGCGACCGCGGTGGTCCTGGAGGAGATACGGAATGAACTCTCAATTCCTGTGTTAGGTGTCATCCAGCCTGGCGCGAGGACAGCAATCAAGGTAACGGACAATTATAAAATTGGCATTATCGGAACGGAAGGCACTGTAAAAAGCCGAGCGTACGAGCATGCACTGAAATCCATCAACCGTAAGACTGCCATTGAGGCACTTGCTTGCCCTAAATTTGTGCCCCTTGTAGAAAGCGGTGAATACGATGGACGGGTTGCAAAAAAAGTGGTCACCGAAACCCTGCAACCATTACTGGGGCAGGGACTCGATACATTGATCCTGGGCTGCACCCACTATCCTTTGCTCGAGCCGCTTATTAAGGAAGTCATGGGTCCTGAGGTCAAGGTGATCAGTTCTGGCGAGGAAACAGCCCGAGAGGTAAGTACGATTCTCGGCCATAACGACATGTTTGCTGACAGGGAAGAGCTTCCGGAGCATTCATATTACATGACAGGGTCCAGAACAATTTTTTCCTCCATAGCATCTCAGTGGCTGGAGAGACCGATTGAAAATGTTGAGAAAATTAAACTAGGGTAA
- a CDS encoding MarR family winged helix-turn-helix transcriptional regulator: MNLEGVEKNQGLETVADIEKDLRYISGIIKQKGRELLSNYTITPPQFIALQWLFEDGDMTIGELSNKMFLACSTTTDLVDRMEKNELVVRVKDPNDRRVVRIHLLDEGERIIDEVIKKRQLYLQEVLKDFSGEEILSLKEGLGKLHQEMRGE, translated from the coding sequence ATGAATCTTGAAGGGGTAGAAAAAAATCAGGGACTGGAGACGGTTGCTGATATTGAAAAGGATCTGCGGTACATATCTGGCATCATAAAGCAGAAGGGACGTGAACTCCTCAGCAACTACACAATTACTCCTCCCCAGTTCATTGCCCTGCAATGGCTATTTGAAGATGGGGATATGACTATCGGGGAACTGTCCAATAAAATGTTCCTGGCATGCAGCACCACTACGGATCTTGTTGACAGGATGGAGAAAAATGAACTTGTTGTAAGAGTAAAGGATCCTAATGACAGACGTGTTGTTCGCATCCATCTGCTGGATGAAGGTGAAAGGATCATCGATGAAGTGATCAAGAAACGCCAATTGTACCTTCAAGAGGTATTGAAGGATTTTTCTGGTGAGGAAATATTATCTCTTAAAGAGGGCTTAGGGAAATTACATCAAGAAATGCGTGGAGAATGA
- the gerE gene encoding spore germination transcription factor GerE encodes MKENEYTHKPLLTKREREVFELLVQDKTTKEIASELFISEKTVRNHISNAMQKLGVKGRSQAVVELLRMGELEL; translated from the coding sequence TTGAAGGAAAATGAATATACTCACAAGCCATTACTCACTAAACGCGAAAGAGAAGTTTTCGAACTGTTAGTACAAGACAAAACAACAAAAGAGATCGCTAGTGAATTATTTATCAGCGAAAAAACGGTTCGGAACCATATTTCAAACGCCATGCAAAAGCTTGGTGTAAAGGGGCGTTCCCAAGCTGTTGTAGAGCTCCTGCGTATGGGAGAGCTAGAACTTTAA
- a CDS encoding acyl-CoA thioesterase, with protein MKKIEYINEIVSWEAEFEFFYQVKVRFSETDMFGHLNNTVPFTYFEQARIEYFKSQGFMQDWVKPENETIPVVADLQCDYLSQIFFDEDLKIYVKANLIGNSSVDLHYMVKKADGSICLTGRGTIVQISKNTGKGVSWTEDMRNLFSESKKSVVN; from the coding sequence ATGAAAAAGATTGAGTACATTAATGAAATTGTAAGCTGGGAAGCGGAGTTTGAATTCTTTTATCAGGTGAAGGTACGGTTTTCGGAAACAGATATGTTCGGGCATTTAAATAACACTGTCCCTTTTACATATTTCGAACAGGCAAGGATTGAGTATTTTAAGAGCCAGGGGTTTATGCAGGATTGGGTCAAACCAGAGAATGAGACGATTCCGGTCGTTGCCGATCTGCAGTGTGATTATTTAAGCCAGATCTTTTTTGATGAGGACCTGAAAATCTATGTAAAAGCCAATTTAATTGGAAATTCCTCAGTGGATCTTCACTATATGGTCAAAAAAGCGGACGGCTCGATATGCCTGACTGGAAGGGGAACGATCGTTCAAATTTCCAAGAATACAGGCAAGGGAGTATCCTGGACAGAGGATATGAGAAATTTGTTTTCAGAAAGCAAGAAATCCGTCGTTAATTAA
- a CDS encoding DUF6359 domain-containing protein, translating to MGNLKRKTFSWLTAVILLVSYVIPFSGQASAETVMTVQQAIENNSGTGTVEGYIVGHARGTNSYDYEAPFGDDYNFLLADTAGETDPAKLLPVQIKSTYRSEFGLKTNPDIVGKKVRVTGSLEAYFTVPGLKSPTSMQFADGSGGEPGEPGEPEPPAVIGLKIHDIQGEGHASPYKDQQVAQVAGIVTKVEGNNAFFMQDPEEDGNPNTSEAIYVYKRAHGLTEGDQVEVDGLVKEWVLDGYSEKLQTDLAMTEINATEVTKLASGVELPEPVVIGQDRMAPTQVIDNDQFGVFDPAEDGIDFYESLEGMRIGVESPQVIGPQKYGEVPVIANKVEGKVYSPQGGILLTEESSNPERMFLVIDRDYVAKAGDYFNGLVTGVVSYGYSNFKILVDQETLPDLIESDLSEDIVAFEQKENKLTIASYNIENFSAETSAAKTARIADSIINNLKTPDIIGLVEVQDNDGQTASGSADASHSYQTLIDEIVAQGGPVYSWTDIAPEYNQDGGAPGGNIRVGYLFNPERVQLKEAPKGTATDAVDYENGDLTLNPGRIDPQNPIFEDTRKPLAAEFVFKGQEVIVIANHFNSKGGDDPLFGVTQPPVLDSEVQRIEIAKLLNEFIAGIHAEDSKANVVVLGDLNDFEFSKPIEVLENGQLTNMVETLPEGERFTYNYQGNSQVLDHILVSNHLADQTEADIININSLYMEEHGRASDHDPVMVQIHLNNGQRQCPDSNGNGPEKQHVDNGKHLGHDKKGKACGYDKAS from the coding sequence GTGGGGAATCTAAAGCGTAAAACTTTTTCCTGGCTGACAGCAGTTATTTTACTAGTAAGCTATGTGATACCGTTTTCTGGTCAAGCATCCGCTGAAACCGTTATGACTGTCCAGCAGGCAATTGAGAATAATAGTGGAACTGGTACCGTTGAGGGTTACATAGTAGGGCATGCAAGGGGCACTAATTCATATGACTATGAAGCTCCATTTGGGGATGATTATAATTTTCTGTTGGCTGATACTGCTGGAGAAACCGATCCTGCTAAATTATTGCCGGTACAAATTAAATCTACTTATAGAAGTGAATTTGGCTTAAAGACTAATCCTGATATTGTTGGCAAAAAGGTACGGGTTACAGGTTCCCTTGAAGCCTATTTCACTGTTCCCGGCCTTAAATCTCCTACTTCAATGCAGTTTGCTGACGGCAGCGGCGGAGAGCCAGGTGAACCTGGTGAACCAGAGCCACCGGCAGTAATTGGCTTGAAGATCCATGATATTCAGGGTGAAGGCCATGCTTCTCCATATAAGGATCAGCAGGTAGCTCAAGTTGCTGGTATTGTCACAAAAGTTGAAGGAAATAACGCTTTCTTCATGCAGGATCCTGAAGAGGATGGCAATCCCAATACATCTGAAGCTATCTATGTATATAAAAGGGCTCATGGTCTTACTGAAGGGGATCAAGTTGAAGTCGATGGCCTTGTGAAGGAATGGGTACTCGATGGTTACAGTGAAAAGCTGCAAACTGACCTTGCAATGACTGAAATCAATGCCACTGAAGTGACAAAACTTGCTTCAGGCGTCGAGCTTCCTGAACCGGTTGTCATTGGTCAAGACCGCATGGCACCAACCCAGGTAATCGATAATGACCAATTTGGTGTATTTGATCCTGCGGAGGATGGCATCGATTTTTATGAAAGCCTTGAAGGAATGCGAATCGGAGTAGAAAGCCCACAGGTAATTGGACCTCAAAAGTATGGCGAAGTACCGGTCATCGCCAATAAGGTGGAAGGGAAAGTATACAGTCCGCAAGGCGGAATCCTGCTGACTGAGGAAAGCTCTAACCCTGAAAGAATGTTCCTGGTTATCGATCGTGATTATGTAGCAAAAGCAGGTGACTATTTTAACGGTCTGGTTACAGGTGTTGTAAGCTACGGTTATTCAAATTTTAAAATCCTTGTTGACCAGGAAACTCTTCCTGATTTAATTGAAAGTGACTTGAGCGAGGATATTGTCGCTTTCGAACAAAAAGAAAATAAACTGACTATCGCCAGTTATAATATTGAAAACTTTTCAGCTGAAACGAGTGCTGCAAAGACAGCAAGAATTGCAGATTCAATTATCAATAATTTAAAAACACCCGATATTATTGGCCTTGTAGAGGTCCAGGATAATGATGGCCAGACTGCGAGCGGATCTGCTGACGCATCACATAGCTATCAAACTTTGATCGATGAAATTGTCGCACAAGGCGGACCGGTGTACAGCTGGACAGACATTGCTCCGGAATATAACCAGGATGGTGGTGCGCCTGGAGGCAACATCCGGGTTGGCTACTTATTTAATCCTGAACGCGTTCAGCTTAAAGAAGCTCCGAAAGGAACAGCAACGGACGCTGTAGATTATGAAAATGGGGATCTTACCTTGAATCCAGGAAGAATTGATCCACAGAACCCTATTTTTGAAGATACTAGAAAGCCATTGGCTGCAGAGTTTGTATTCAAAGGGCAGGAAGTAATTGTCATTGCGAATCACTTTAACTCAAAGGGTGGAGATGATCCTTTATTCGGGGTTACCCAGCCACCTGTACTTGATAGCGAGGTACAAAGAATTGAGATTGCAAAATTGCTAAATGAATTCATTGCAGGTATACATGCAGAAGATTCAAAGGCAAATGTTGTTGTCCTGGGCGATTTGAATGACTTCGAATTTTCCAAGCCAATTGAGGTTCTTGAAAACGGCCAATTGACTAACATGGTTGAGACTTTGCCAGAAGGCGAGAGGTTCACTTACAACTATCAGGGGAATTCACAGGTGTTGGATCATATCCTTGTATCTAATCATCTCGCTGATCAAACAGAGGCTGATATCATCAATATCAACTCCTTGTATATGGAAGAGCATGGACGGGCAAGTGACCATGATCCTGTAATGGTGCAAATTCATTTGAATAATGGGCAGAGGCAGTGTCCCGATTCAAATGGCAACGGACCAGAAAAGCAGCATGTAGATAACGGAAAGCATTTAGGGCACGATAAAAAAGGTAAAGCATGTGGTTATGACAAGGCTAGCTGA
- a CDS encoding class D sortase — protein MKLTKILAIGIVVSGVVILGIGLFQLWDIKRQEQISLEAAKELVKEDKPKAKKEEFKPETGEASGLLLIPKINAELAIVEGTDADDLEKGVGHYEGSFYPEENGQIVLSGHRDTVFRKAGDLELGDHLTMKMPYGDYTYEITGTKIVSADDTSIITLQNSEEELVLTTCYPFSYVGDAPDRYIIYAKRTSDDHLK, from the coding sequence ATGAAACTTACAAAGATATTGGCGATTGGGATTGTTGTTAGTGGTGTAGTTATCCTGGGAATTGGATTGTTTCAGTTATGGGACATTAAACGACAGGAGCAGATTTCCCTTGAAGCAGCAAAAGAATTGGTCAAGGAAGATAAACCGAAGGCTAAAAAGGAAGAATTCAAGCCTGAGACAGGAGAAGCTTCTGGCTTGCTGTTGATACCAAAAATCAATGCGGAATTGGCAATAGTGGAAGGAACGGATGCTGACGACCTTGAAAAAGGGGTTGGCCACTATGAAGGCTCGTTCTACCCTGAGGAGAACGGACAAATCGTCCTTTCAGGCCATCGTGATACAGTTTTTCGAAAAGCGGGGGACCTGGAGTTGGGTGATCACCTGACGATGAAAATGCCTTATGGTGATTATACATACGAGATAACCGGCACGAAAATTGTCAGTGCAGATGATACCAGTATCATTACACTCCAGAATTCTGAAGAAGAGCTCGTATTGACAACATGCTATCCTTTCAGCTATGTAGGTGATGCCCCCGACCGATATATTATTTATGCAAAAAGGACATCGGATGATCATTTAAAATAA
- the sdhB gene encoding succinate dehydrogenase iron-sulfur subunit, whose protein sequence is MSENKTVTFVISRQDTPDSAPYDETFVLDYRPNMNVISALMEIRRNPVNSKGEATTPIAWDMNCLEEVCGACSMVINGRPRQSCSALVDQLEQPIRLEPMRTFPVVRDLQVDRSRMFDSLKRVKAWVPIDGTYDLGPGPRMPEKKRQWAYELSKCMTCGVCLEACPNVNDKSDFIGPQPLSQVRLFNAHPTGALNKGERLETIMGDGGLANCGNSQNCVQSCPKGIPLTTSIAALNRDTTLQAFKNFFGSDQV, encoded by the coding sequence ATGTCAGAGAATAAAACTGTTACTTTTGTAATCAGCCGTCAGGATACTCCTGATTCAGCCCCTTATGATGAAACGTTTGTATTGGATTATCGTCCAAATATGAACGTCATTTCGGCACTGATGGAAATCCGACGTAACCCTGTGAACTCAAAAGGTGAAGCCACGACTCCAATTGCTTGGGATATGAACTGTCTTGAAGAGGTTTGTGGTGCGTGTTCAATGGTCATCAATGGCCGCCCTCGCCAGTCATGTTCTGCGCTGGTTGACCAGCTGGAGCAGCCAATCAGGCTTGAGCCGATGAGAACATTCCCGGTTGTCCGTGACCTTCAGGTTGACCGAAGCCGCATGTTCGATTCTTTGAAGCGTGTTAAAGCATGGGTTCCAATCGATGGCACTTACGATCTTGGACCTGGTCCACGTATGCCAGAGAAAAAGCGTCAGTGGGCGTATGAACTTTCCAAATGTATGACTTGCGGTGTCTGCCTGGAGGCTTGCCCTAACGTAAACGACAAGTCAGACTTCATCGGGCCACAGCCATTATCACAGGTTCGTCTCTTCAATGCACACCCAACAGGTGCTTTGAACAAAGGCGAGCGTCTTGAAACAATCATGGGAGACGGCGGGCTTGCAAACTGCGGTAACTCACAGAACTGCGTCCAGTCTTGCCCTAAAGGGATTCCATTGACAACTTCAATCGCAGCCTTGAACCGTGATACAACACTGCAGGCATTTAAGAACTTCTTCGGAAGCGATCAGGTATAA
- the sdhA gene encoding succinate dehydrogenase flavoprotein subunit — protein sequence MSKGKVIVVGGGLAGLMATIKVAETGTPVELFSLVPVKRSHSVCAQGGINGAVNTKGEGDSPWEHFDDTVYGGDFLANQPPVKAMAEAAPGIIHLLDRMGVMFNRTPEGLLDFRRFGGTQHHRTAFAGATTGQQLLYALDEQVRRHEVAGLVTKYEGWEFLGIIKDEEGVCRGVVAQNLTSMEIKSFAADAVIMATGGPGIIFGKTTNSVINTGSAAAIVYQQGGYYANGEFIQIHPTAIPGDDKLRLMSESARGEGGRVWTYKDGKPWYFLEEKYPAYGNLVPRDIATREIFDVCVSQKLGINGENMVYLDLSHKDPKELDIKLGGIIEIYEKFMGDDPRKVPMKIFPAVHYSMGGLWVDYDQMTNIPGLFAAGEVDYSQHGANRLGANSLLSAIYGGMVAGPNAIRYINGIEKSSDAISSALFDDAVKMEQEKWDNVMSLDGTENAYVLHKELGEWMTDNVTVVRYNDRLLKTDEKIVELMERYKNININDTAKWSNQGAVFTRQLQNMLQLARVITIGAYNRNESRGAHYKPEFPDRNDEDFLKTTMAKFVDANSAPAFHYEEVDTSLIQPRKRDYSKKKGE from the coding sequence ATGAGTAAAGGTAAGGTGATCGTAGTCGGCGGCGGTTTAGCTGGCTTAATGGCTACAATAAAAGTTGCAGAAACAGGAACGCCTGTTGAACTGTTTTCTCTTGTGCCGGTAAAACGTTCCCACTCTGTATGTGCACAGGGCGGAATCAACGGTGCAGTAAATACTAAAGGTGAAGGTGACTCTCCATGGGAGCACTTTGATGATACAGTATACGGCGGTGACTTCCTTGCCAACCAGCCTCCGGTTAAGGCTATGGCTGAAGCAGCGCCTGGCATCATCCACCTTCTTGACCGTATGGGAGTTATGTTCAACCGTACGCCGGAAGGTTTGCTTGATTTCCGCCGCTTTGGTGGTACTCAGCACCACCGTACAGCATTTGCTGGTGCAACAACTGGGCAGCAGCTTCTATACGCTTTGGATGAGCAGGTACGCCGCCATGAAGTGGCTGGATTGGTCACAAAGTACGAAGGATGGGAATTCCTTGGTATAATCAAGGACGAAGAAGGTGTGTGCCGCGGAGTCGTAGCACAGAACCTGACTTCAATGGAAATCAAATCGTTTGCTGCTGATGCCGTCATCATGGCAACTGGTGGCCCTGGTATCATTTTCGGTAAGACAACGAACTCAGTTATCAATACTGGTTCAGCTGCTGCGATCGTTTACCAGCAGGGAGGATATTACGCTAACGGTGAATTCATCCAGATTCACCCAACAGCAATCCCAGGAGATGACAAACTCCGCCTGATGAGTGAATCTGCCCGCGGTGAAGGTGGACGAGTTTGGACTTATAAGGATGGCAAGCCATGGTACTTCCTTGAAGAGAAGTATCCCGCATATGGAAATCTTGTTCCTCGTGACATCGCTACACGTGAAATCTTCGATGTGTGCGTAAGCCAAAAGCTTGGCATCAACGGCGAGAACATGGTTTATCTTGACCTTTCACATAAGGATCCTAAAGAGCTTGATATCAAGCTTGGCGGTATCATTGAAATCTATGAGAAATTCATGGGTGATGACCCAAGAAAAGTTCCTATGAAGATATTCCCTGCAGTTCACTATTCTATGGGCGGACTATGGGTTGACTATGATCAAATGACAAATATTCCAGGCCTGTTTGCTGCAGGTGAGGTTGATTATTCACAGCACGGTGCGAACCGTCTTGGCGCTAACTCACTATTGTCTGCAATCTATGGCGGTATGGTAGCTGGACCAAATGCTATCCGTTATATCAACGGTATTGAAAAGAGCTCAGATGCTATTTCTTCAGCACTATTTGATGATGCTGTCAAGATGGAGCAGGAGAAGTGGGACAATGTCATGTCATTAGATGGAACTGAAAATGCCTATGTCCTTCACAAAGAGCTAGGCGAATGGATGACTGATAATGTAACGGTTGTCCGTTACAATGATAGACTTCTGAAAACAGACGAGAAGATTGTTGAGTTGATGGAGCGTTACAAGAATATCAATATCAACGATACGGCGAAATGGAGCAACCAGGGTGCTGTGTTCACACGCCAGCTTCAAAACATGCTTCAGCTTGCACGTGTTATCACAATCGGTGCATATAACCGTAACGAAAGCCGTGGGGCTCACTATAAACCAGAATTCCCAGATCGTAATGATGAGGACTTCTTGAAAACAACTATGGCGAAGTTTGTTGATGCAAACTCTGCGCCAGCTTTCCACTATGAAGAAGTTGATACTTCATTAATCCAACCGCGTAAGCGCGATTACTCTAAGAAGAAGGGGGAGTAA
- a CDS encoding succinate dehydrogenase cytochrome b558 subunit — protein MAGRQEFYWRRLHSLLGVIPVGLFLMQHLVVNHFATGGEESFNNAAHFMEQLPFRYFLEIFIIFLPLLFHAIYGLYIAFTAKNNIGQYSHFRNWMFMLQRVSGVITLIFVAWHVWETRIAAAFGADVNFQMMETILSSPFMLWFYLIGVISTTFHFANGLWSFFVSWGITVTPRSQVISTYVTIGVFIALSIVGVRAILAFV, from the coding sequence ATGGCAGGTAGACAAGAGTTTTATTGGCGGAGGCTGCATTCTTTGCTGGGTGTCATTCCAGTAGGTCTTTTCCTTATGCAGCACCTTGTAGTCAACCATTTTGCTACAGGGGGAGAAGAATCATTCAATAACGCAGCACATTTTATGGAGCAGTTGCCTTTCAGGTATTTTCTAGAAATTTTCATTATCTTCTTACCATTATTATTCCATGCAATCTACGGTCTTTATATTGCTTTTACGGCTAAAAACAATATAGGCCAATACAGCCATTTCAGGAACTGGATGTTCATGCTTCAGCGTGTGTCTGGTGTCATCACATTGATTTTCGTGGCATGGCATGTATGGGAAACTCGTATTGCTGCAGCATTTGGTGCAGACGTTAACTTCCAGATGATGGAGACGATTCTTTCATCTCCATTCATGCTTTGGTTTTATTTAATTGGTGTCATCTCAACTACTTTCCACTTTGCGAACGGATTATGGTCATTCTTCGTAAGCTGGGGAATCACTGTAACACCACGTTCACAAGTGATTTCCACTTACGTCACTATCGGAGTTTTCATTGCGCTTTCCATCGTAGGTGTCCGCGCAATCCTGGCATTCGTATAA
- a CDS encoding YslB family protein, whose amino-acid sequence MSEITTSEQKTDSEPLAVPAFGYDLIREVLLPELLGKDTPEILYWAGKRLARKFPLATLDETIRFFQDAGWGTLTIKEEARREMVLELGSELISSRLKNYQKTTFQLEAGFIAQQMEQQKKVTAEAFEHPNKKSSKILFTIKWDKNDLIE is encoded by the coding sequence ATGAGCGAAATAACTACTTCTGAGCAAAAAACTGATAGCGAGCCACTGGCTGTCCCTGCGTTTGGATACGATTTGATCAGGGAAGTCCTTCTGCCGGAATTGCTCGGCAAAGATACGCCAGAAATCCTATATTGGGCCGGAAAACGCCTTGCCCGAAAGTTTCCATTAGCAACCCTTGACGAAACCATCCGCTTTTTCCAGGATGCCGGCTGGGGCACACTTACCATCAAAGAAGAAGCCCGAAGAGAAATGGTGCTTGAACTTGGCAGCGAGCTAATTTCCTCCCGACTGAAAAATTACCAAAAAACCACATTCCAGCTAGAAGCAGGCTTCATCGCCCAACAAATGGAACAACAGAAAAAAGTAACAGCCGAAGCCTTCGAACACCCCAATAAAAAGTCATCAAAAATCCTGTTCACGATCAAATGGGATAAGAATGATTTGATAGAATGA
- a CDS encoding aspartate kinase produces MGLIVQKFGGTSVGSVERIRNAASRTAEELQNGNNVVVVVSAMGKTTDHLVDMANDISSAPSKREMDMLLTTGEQITIALFSMALAQNGIDAVSYTGWQAGIKTEAVHGNARIVDIETDRIAKDLETGKVVIVAGFQGVTDDGEITTLGRGGSDTTAVALAAALKADKCDIYTDVTGVFTTDPRYVKSARKLLSVSYDEMLELANLGAGVLHPRAVEFAKNYGLPLEVRSSMEKERGTIIEEENEMEQNLIVRGVAFEDQITRVSVLGVSTSLKGLSTIFTTLAQNHINVDIIVQSRTEAGLANISFSIKSNDLPEALDVLERNKEALNYQAVESETGLAKVSIVGSGMVSNPGVAAKMFEVLEGHGIQVKMVSTSEIKVSTVVDEKQMVNAVESLHEAFELYSEAVKTN; encoded by the coding sequence ATGGGATTGATTGTACAGAAATTCGGTGGAACATCAGTGGGAAGCGTCGAAAGGATCAGGAACGCAGCAAGCAGGACAGCGGAGGAACTGCAGAACGGCAACAATGTGGTCGTAGTCGTATCTGCAATGGGCAAAACGACGGACCACCTTGTCGATATGGCGAATGATATTTCAAGCGCGCCATCTAAAAGAGAGATGGATATGCTGCTGACAACAGGTGAACAAATTACGATTGCGCTTTTTTCAATGGCATTGGCGCAGAATGGCATCGATGCCGTTTCCTATACAGGCTGGCAGGCTGGAATCAAAACAGAAGCTGTCCACGGAAACGCCAGGATTGTCGATATCGAAACGGACAGAATTGCCAAGGACTTAGAAACTGGCAAGGTGGTCATTGTCGCCGGATTCCAGGGTGTTACGGATGACGGGGAAATCACGACTCTTGGCCGCGGTGGGTCAGATACAACAGCAGTAGCACTTGCGGCGGCGTTGAAGGCGGATAAATGCGATATCTACACAGATGTGACTGGCGTGTTTACGACCGATCCAAGATATGTGAAAAGCGCAAGGAAACTGCTGAGTGTTTCATATGATGAAATGTTGGAGTTGGCAAATCTCGGGGCAGGTGTGCTCCATCCGCGGGCGGTTGAATTTGCGAAAAACTATGGATTGCCACTTGAAGTAAGATCCAGCATGGAAAAAGAAAGAGGCACGATCATCGAGGAGGAGAATGAAATGGAACAGAATCTAATCGTACGCGGAGTAGCGTTTGAAGACCAAATCACGAGAGTATCAGTTCTTGGAGTAAGCACTTCACTAAAAGGACTTTCTACTATATTCACAACCCTTGCACAGAACCACATCAATGTCGACATTATCGTCCAAAGCCGTACTGAAGCAGGGTTAGCCAATATTTCGTTCTCCATCAAGAGCAACGACCTCCCGGAGGCACTGGACGTATTGGAACGCAATAAAGAAGCATTAAATTATCAAGCGGTCGAATCAGAAACCGGCCTTGCAAAGGTGTCGATTGTAGGTTCAGGAATGGTTTCAAATCCAGGAGTAGCTGCCAAAATGTTTGAAGTCCTTGAAGGACACGGTATCCAGGTGAAGATGGTAAGCACATCCGAAATCAAAGTTTCTACCGTAGTCGATGAAAAACAAATGGTAAACGCAGTAGAATCATTGCATGAAGCATTTGAGCTATACTCCGAAGCTGTTAAGACGAATTAA